One stretch of Juglans microcarpa x Juglans regia isolate MS1-56 chromosome 3D, Jm3101_v1.0, whole genome shotgun sequence DNA includes these proteins:
- the LOC121256673 gene encoding 30S ribosomal protein S13, chloroplastic-like: MAQTLAMPLAPSLSVICNGRNPVSLSNSFSFPIASTPKVRGLSIKCVRVGGVEIPNNKRVEYSLRYIHGIGRTRARQILCDLSMENKITKDLSEEELIIIRGEVSKYMIEGDLRRFNALAIRRLKEIQCYRGMRHIQGLPCRGQRTKNNCRTLKGKKVTIAGKKKAPR; the protein is encoded by the exons ATGGCACAAACGTTGGCAATGCCTCTGGCGCCCTCGCTCTCCGTAATCTGCAACGGAAGAAACcctgtttctctctctaacaGCTTCTCCTTCCCAATTGCAAGCACTCCTAAG GTTCGTGGCCTAAGCATCAAATGTGTTCGTGTTGGAGGCGTGGAGATCCCAAACAACAAAAGGGTTGAATACTCTCTGCGGTATATTCATGGGATTGGGCGTACTAGAGCACGCCAAATTCTTTGTGACCTCAGCATGGAGAACAAAATTACCAAGGACTTATCTGAGGAAGAGCTCATTATAATCCGTGGAGAAGTCTCCAAATACATGATTGAAGGCGACTTG AGGCGGTTCAATGCGCTGGCTATAAGGAGATTGAAGGAGATTCAGTGCTATAGAGGAATGCGGCACATTCAAGGGTTGCCATGTAGAGGACAGCGGACTAAGAACAATTGCCGGACCTTGAAGGGTAAGAAGGTTACTATTGCTGGAAAGAAGAAGGCACCCCGTTAG